A window of the Methanobrevibacter boviskoreani JH1 genome harbors these coding sequences:
- the cobK gene encoding precorrin-6A reductase codes for MKIFIVGGTKESIDIIEFLKERYPEISIVTSTTTEYGGNIAKNAGSDKVITRPLPKEDLIQVINGEKVDLLVDASHPFAEHITNTLCSIVDEMKIPFIRFEREPMYIEDMENINLSNVFHVDSFEDGGLLIKNNFTKGNILHLGGINTASDVLKYVSKDRFYIRVLKVKSSMDKCKELGIIEDHIFPMTASKNKDKKIHINENLELFKKVDAKIILTKESGDTGGFKEKIIAADRLGIKMIIIDRPHIKGLDDKIQVSNLNDFDGELNRLLNL; via the coding sequence ATGAAAATTTTCATAGTTGGCGGAACAAAAGAATCCATAGATATAATTGAATTCTTAAAGGAAAGATATCCCGAAATTTCAATTGTTACAAGTACCACTACAGAATATGGTGGAAATATTGCTAAAAATGCTGGAAGCGATAAGGTTATTACAAGACCCCTTCCAAAAGAAGATTTAATACAAGTCATAAATGGGGAAAAGGTTGACCTGTTAGTTGATGCAAGCCATCCATTTGCAGAGCATATTACAAATACATTATGTTCCATTGTTGATGAGATGAAAATACCATTTATTAGGTTTGAAAGGGAACCGATGTATATTGAGGATATGGAAAATATAAATCTTAGTAATGTCTTCCATGTAGATTCATTTGAAGATGGAGGATTATTAATTAAAAATAATTTTACAAAAGGAAATATACTCCACCTTGGAGGAATCAACACTGCAAGTGATGTTCTAAAATATGTTTCAAAAGATAGGTTCTACATAAGGGTTCTTAAGGTAAAATCTTCAATGGACAAATGTAAGGAACTTGGAATTATAGAGGATCACATTTTTCCAATGACTGCAAGTAAAAATAAAGATAAGAAAATCCACATAAATGAAAACTTAGAATTATTTAAAAAAGTAGATGCAAAGATAATTCTTACAAAGGAAAGTGGAGACACCGGTGGATTTAAGGAGAAAATCATTGCAGCTGACCGATTAGGAATTAAAATGATTATTATAGATAGACCCCATATAAAAGGTTTAGATGATAAAATACAGGTAAGCAATCTTAACGATTTTGATGGAGAATTAAATAGATTATTAAATCTCTAA
- a CDS encoding Ig-like domain repeat protein, which produces MKTRKGENIKHIKFSICLVVLLILFLSLGGISSTDISGDSQKESVEIQDNGDLNENMVLYENTTVSNDKKLDTVEDSHKNSKDTANVKDKNLKTASKNNPVPKNLETKNNKPDNTITGTNSKTDILKEDNLTDISISAEDLTMKRYDGSLFIVKVKCSNEKVIGKYIKITINNKTYWRPINNNYQANMTIYFGIGNYTAECSFNYTGYTPSRCSARIQVNDNKLKTSLKGNNITMYYQDGSSYFIELKDENGQALSNKTIHIKINDRTYYKRTDTSGIATLIINYAPGNYIIEGTYNGDYNHTGSSTRNNLTIYSYTTKMESSNITMYYANGTQLIGRLTDMEGIGIKDSYIRILIGDRTYYRKTNDEGKVNLSVNLKAGDYKATILFNGSRGYLPSNITVSINVLNITSRITSYNISGEYGDDAILTAHIENQNGEAIVNGYVKVLINNRTYWRNTNSTGDINISLNSLYVGNYDAIITFSGSTGVSPSNGTLVIRIKPKDIMIVSLGATIRRNGTYKVEVSDYNGRKIKKCPLTFKINNRTYYRSTDNNGIASITLNLSNNLYDIIVTAGKNYRSNTLYETIDIVK; this is translated from the coding sequence TTGAAAACTAGAAAGGGTGAAAATATCAAACATATAAAATTTTCAATCTGCTTAGTTGTATTACTAATACTCTTTTTAAGTTTAGGGGGAATATCTTCAACAGACATAAGTGGAGACTCCCAAAAAGAAAGTGTAGAGATACAAGATAACGGAGATTTAAATGAAAACATGGTTTTATATGAAAACACAACGGTTTCTAATGATAAAAAATTGGATACCGTTGAAGACAGTCATAAAAACAGCAAAGACACAGCAAACGTTAAGGACAAAAACCTAAAAACAGCATCAAAAAACAATCCAGTACCAAAAAATCTAGAAACAAAAAACAATAAACCAGACAATACAATAACAGGAACAAATTCCAAAACTGATATTTTAAAGGAAGATAACCTAACTGACATATCCATTAGTGCTGAGGATTTGACAATGAAAAGATATGACGGATCATTATTCATTGTAAAGGTTAAATGTTCCAATGAAAAGGTGATTGGAAAATACATTAAAATTACAATCAATAATAAAACATACTGGAGACCTATTAACAACAATTATCAGGCAAACATGACTATTTACTTTGGAATTGGAAACTATACCGCAGAATGTTCCTTTAATTATACAGGATATACACCATCAAGATGTAGTGCCAGAATTCAAGTAAATGACAATAAACTTAAAACATCACTTAAGGGAAACAACATTACAATGTATTATCAGGACGGCAGTTCCTATTTCATAGAGCTTAAAGACGAGAATGGTCAGGCATTATCAAACAAAACAATCCATATAAAAATCAATGACCGTACTTATTACAAAAGAACAGACACATCAGGAATCGCCACACTTATAATAAATTATGCACCTGGAAACTACATAATTGAAGGAACATATAATGGAGATTATAACCATACAGGCTCTAGCACCAGAAATAATCTGACAATCTATTCCTATACTACCAAAATGGAAAGTTCCAATATTACAATGTACTATGCAAATGGCACACAGTTAATTGGAAGACTTACAGATATGGAAGGTATAGGCATTAAAGATTCATATATACGTATTCTTATAGGTGATCGTACTTATTATCGTAAAACTAATGATGAAGGTAAGGTAAATTTAAGTGTAAACCTTAAAGCCGGAGACTATAAAGCCACCATATTATTTAATGGTTCAAGAGGTTATCTTCCGTCAAACATTACAGTTTCCATTAATGTATTAAACATTACCAGTAGAATTACCAGTTATAATATTAGTGGGGAATATGGTGACGATGCCATACTTACAGCACATATTGAAAACCAGAATGGTGAGGCCATCGTCAATGGATATGTTAAAGTATTAATTAACAATAGAACCTATTGGCGCAATACGAATTCCACAGGGGATATAAACATTAGTTTAAACTCACTATATGTGGGAAATTATGATGCCATAATAACCTTTAGTGGAAGCACCGGGGTATCCCCATCAAATGGAACATTAGTAATAAGAATAAAACCTAAAGATATAATGATTGTGTCATTAGGTGCTACGATTAGAAGAAATGGAACTTATAAAGTTGAGGTTTCCGATTATAATGGTAGAAAGATTAAAAAATGTCCTTTAACCTTTAAGATCAACAATAGAACCTATTACAGAAGTACCGATAATAATGGAATTGCTTCCATTACACTTAATTTAAGCAATAACTTATATGACATAATAGTTACAGCAGGTAAAAACTATAGGTCAAATACTTTATATGAAACCATTGATATTGTAAAATAG
- a CDS encoding 30S ribosomal protein S12 codes for MPGLFAAGKLKKNRQNFKWKDVDYKRKALRLDVKADPLEGAPQARGIVIEKVGIEAKQPNSAIRKCVRVQLIKNGKQLTAFAPGDGAIGFIDEHDEVMIEGIGGPSGRSMGDIPGVRWKVSKVNNVALSEMVSGKIEKPVR; via the coding sequence ATGCCAGGACTTTTTGCAGCAGGTAAGCTTAAAAAGAATAGACAAAATTTTAAGTGGAAAGATGTAGACTATAAAAGAAAAGCATTACGTTTAGATGTTAAAGCTGATCCTCTTGAAGGAGCTCCTCAAGCTAGAGGAATTGTTATTGAAAAAGTAGGTATCGAAGCAAAACAGCCTAACTCTGCTATTCGTAAATGTGTACGTGTTCAATTAATTAAAAACGGTAAACAATTAACTGCTTTTGCACCAGGAGATGGAGCAATTGGATTTATCGATGAACACGATGAAGTAATGATTGAAGGTATTGGAGGACCATCAGGAAGATCCATGGGTGATATTCCTGGAGTTCGTTGGAAAGTATCTAAAGTAAACAATGTTGCATTATCTGAAATGGTATCAGGTAAAATTGAAAAACCAGTAAGGTGA
- a CDS encoding 30S ribosomal protein S7 encodes MANLLFDKWDLSEVEVSDLGLVNYICLEENDVPHTSGRHVKRQFAKSKVSIVERLMNKIMKSHVNSGKKNKAYNIVKEALDIINEKTKKNPVQILVTAVENTAPREETTRIKYGGIGYQVAVDISPQRRVDLSLGFITNGTYRSAFKNRKSAGECLANELLLASNEDSRSFAIQKKEEKERVAKAAH; translated from the coding sequence ATGGCTAATTTATTATTTGATAAATGGGATTTATCTGAAGTGGAAGTCAGTGATTTAGGTTTAGTAAATTACATCTGTTTAGAAGAAAATGATGTACCTCATACTTCAGGTAGACATGTAAAAAGACAATTCGCAAAATCCAAAGTTTCTATTGTTGAAAGATTAATGAATAAAATCATGAAATCACATGTTAACTCTGGTAAAAAGAATAAAGCTTATAATATTGTCAAAGAAGCTTTAGATATCATTAATGAGAAAACTAAAAAGAATCCAGTACAAATTTTAGTTACTGCAGTAGAAAACACTGCACCTCGTGAAGAGACTACTCGTATTAAATATGGTGGTATTGGTTACCAAGTAGCTGTAGATATTTCACCACAAAGGAGAGTAGATTTATCATTAGGTTTCATCACTAATGGTACCTACAGATCTGCATTTAAAAATAGAAAATCTGCAGGTGAATGTTTAGCAAATGAATTACTCCTTGCTTCTAACGAAGATTCAAGAAGTTTTGCTATCCAGAAAAAAGAAGAAAAAGAAAGAGTAGCTAAAGCAGCTCACTAA
- a CDS encoding metal-dependent hydrolase: MEKFTHIITGLLFGFLILFVFKAVHFNLIYNFYELLLYLIFISLSSIVLDYIELGFLSSHRRQLHTLSILIIPLIIMVFYPIIGMAMFIGFLSHILLDLLTPTGCPLFLPFNSLYYKVFRKEDNAVRTGSASEKALTIILFMILVIVIFSCFLAISELSYGFYDIHHLISSSDNDSINETHLNDTNVSFNDKKVYVNVNLDIKGDEEKNLSFTDSDNRTSTLIVSNYDG; this comes from the coding sequence ATGGAGAAGTTTACTCATATTATAACTGGTCTATTGTTTGGGTTTTTAATTCTATTTGTTTTTAAAGCTGTTCATTTTAATTTAATCTATAATTTCTATGAATTGTTACTGTATCTTATTTTCATATCCTTGTCCTCGATTGTTCTGGATTATATTGAGTTGGGATTTCTTTCAAGTCATAGACGTCAGTTACATACTTTGTCTATCCTTATCATTCCATTGATTATCATGGTTTTTTATCCAATCATAGGCATGGCAATGTTTATAGGATTTTTAAGTCATATTTTACTTGATCTTTTAACCCCTACGGGCTGTCCATTATTTTTGCCATTTAACTCTTTATATTATAAGGTCTTTAGAAAGGAGGATAATGCAGTTAGAACAGGTTCTGCAAGCGAAAAGGCTTTAACCATTATCCTTTTCATGATACTTGTTATTGTAATCTTTTCCTGTTTTTTGGCTATTTCCGAACTCTCATATGGTTTTTATGATATCCATCATCTTATATCATCAAGTGATAACGACAGTATTAATGAAACTCATTTAAATGATACAAACGTTAGTTTTAATGACAAGAAGGTATATGTTAATGTTAACTTGGACATTAAAGGTGATGAAGAGAAAAATCTAAGTTTTACAGATTCTGATAATCGTACAAGCACTTTGATTGTTTCTAATTATGACGGTTAA
- a CDS encoding cation-translocating P-type ATPase gives MKIQDAILSKYDTNLEGLSLNQVNERQAKFGPNELKEKKKKSKIQIFLMQFADILIILLILAAIASYFIGDIIDSLVILFVVVLNAVVGYRQEYKAEKAMNELKNLVNKKAVVRRKGQISKINAKDLTIGDIVLVEEGDKIPADLLLLETAELKIDESSLTGESDPVNKTAKYRDNVDLDVENNINENIRDNLVYMDSNVVSGRGVGLVYAIGMDTSIGKIASVIQEESPETPLQEKVDKLGKILGFIAIITCVFVFILESFEGMGLVENFMTAVALAVAAVPEGLPAVLTLTLALGMEEMAKSNGIIRRLLAVETLGSCNIICTDKTGTLTLNQMTVRESEIYSNKTYEGAYLCNNAVIKEGKLIGDSTDGAALQFAEESDYKTENLKERYPRIKEIPLTSDRKRMTTIHSINEDSRTNDILKQIKIIEDKEFDLNDKKLIAFTKGAPEIILATCKYIDNNGKIERITKKTRSRINKSTKDMTQSALRVLAIGYRIIDDKELIEDRNNLTENNVEKEFIFSGLIGIMDPPKKEAKEAIKKCKTAGIKVIMITGDHKDTAAAIASELEILTDGKILTGDELNKLSNEEYLAIADDIQVYARVYPEQKLRIVESLKSKGNVVSMTGDGVNDAPALKKASIGVAMGNGTDVAKESSDMILQDNNFATIVKAIEEGRKIFDNIKRFVKFQVSTNVGAILTIVGATIIDIPLPFNAIQILWINIIMDGPPAQSLGMEGAEKNIMERKPENGDILERKDYIRILISGIVMAVGTLGVFIYELNTNTRLGTKLCLEKSMTVAFTLFVVYQLFSAYCNRSDSEKKNRYFAFAMLLSLILQICVIYIGPLQKIFKTASIGIMDWILIFVVAATIFVAEFIMRKTLLKKSI, from the coding sequence ATGAAAATACAAGATGCAATCTTATCCAAATATGACACAAATTTAGAAGGTCTATCCTTAAACCAAGTAAATGAAAGACAAGCTAAATTTGGTCCAAATGAACTTAAAGAAAAGAAAAAAAAGAGTAAGATCCAAATTTTCCTAATGCAATTTGCAGACATACTTATAATACTTCTTATTCTAGCGGCTATTGCATCATATTTTATTGGAGATATAATAGATTCATTAGTTATTCTCTTTGTTGTTGTATTAAATGCAGTTGTAGGTTATAGACAAGAGTATAAAGCTGAAAAAGCAATGAATGAATTGAAAAATCTCGTAAATAAAAAGGCAGTTGTTAGAAGAAAAGGACAAATATCCAAAATTAATGCAAAAGATCTTACAATTGGAGACATAGTACTTGTTGAAGAGGGAGACAAGATACCTGCAGATCTACTTTTATTAGAAACTGCAGAGCTTAAAATAGACGAATCATCATTAACAGGAGAATCAGATCCCGTAAATAAAACAGCCAAATATAGGGATAATGTTGATTTGGATGTTGAAAATAATATTAATGAAAATATTAGAGACAATCTAGTTTATATGGATTCAAATGTAGTTTCAGGAAGAGGTGTGGGACTTGTATATGCCATTGGAATGGACACATCCATTGGTAAGATAGCATCAGTCATACAAGAGGAATCACCAGAAACGCCACTTCAGGAAAAGGTGGACAAACTTGGAAAAATCCTCGGTTTCATTGCCATAATTACCTGTGTATTTGTGTTCATACTTGAATCCTTCGAAGGAATGGGTCTTGTAGAAAATTTTATGACTGCTGTTGCACTTGCAGTAGCTGCAGTTCCAGAGGGATTACCTGCAGTATTGACCTTAACCCTTGCCCTTGGAATGGAAGAGATGGCGAAATCCAATGGAATCATTAGAAGATTGCTTGCCGTTGAAACTCTTGGAAGTTGTAATATCATATGTACAGATAAAACAGGAACACTTACCCTTAATCAAATGACTGTAAGGGAAAGTGAAATCTATTCAAACAAAACATATGAAGGAGCATATCTTTGTAATAATGCTGTAATCAAAGAAGGTAAATTAATTGGAGATTCTACTGATGGCGCAGCTTTACAGTTTGCAGAGGAATCTGATTATAAAACAGAAAACCTAAAAGAAAGATATCCTCGTATTAAGGAAATCCCACTTACAAGTGATAGAAAAAGAATGACCACAATTCACAGTATTAACGAGGATAGCAGGACAAACGATATATTAAAGCAAATAAAAATCATTGAAGACAAAGAGTTTGACTTAAATGATAAAAAACTAATAGCATTTACAAAAGGTGCGCCTGAAATCATACTTGCAACCTGTAAATACATAGACAATAATGGTAAAATCGAAAGAATTACCAAAAAAACACGAAGCAGAATTAACAAATCAACTAAAGACATGACCCAGTCAGCATTAAGAGTCCTGGCCATTGGATATAGGATTATAGACGATAAAGAACTTATTGAGGATAGGAATAATTTAACAGAGAATAATGTTGAAAAGGAATTTATCTTTAGTGGACTTATTGGAATAATGGATCCGCCTAAAAAAGAGGCAAAAGAGGCTATTAAAAAATGTAAGACTGCTGGAATCAAGGTGATAATGATTACAGGAGACCATAAAGATACTGCTGCAGCCATAGCTTCCGAACTTGAAATATTAACCGACGGTAAAATATTAACAGGTGATGAATTAAATAAGTTAAGCAATGAGGAATACCTGGCTATTGCAGATGACATTCAAGTTTATGCAAGGGTTTATCCGGAACAAAAACTAAGAATTGTTGAGAGTTTAAAATCAAAAGGCAATGTGGTTTCAATGACTGGTGATGGTGTAAACGATGCGCCAGCACTTAAAAAAGCATCCATTGGAGTGGCAATGGGTAATGGAACAGATGTTGCAAAAGAATCCTCCGATATGATTTTACAAGACAATAATTTTGCAACCATTGTAAAGGCAATTGAAGAGGGACGTAAAATATTTGACAATATCAAAAGGTTTGTGAAATTCCAGGTATCCACCAATGTAGGTGCAATACTCACCATTGTTGGAGCAACGATAATAGACATACCATTACCATTTAATGCCATACAGATCCTTTGGATCAATATTATAATGGACGGACCACCTGCACAGTCACTTGGAATGGAAGGGGCTGAGAAAAACATTATGGAAAGAAAACCTGAGAATGGCGATATTCTGGAGAGAAAAGACTATATAAGAATATTAATCTCAGGTATTGTAATGGCAGTAGGTACCTTAGGAGTATTTATTTATGAATTAAATACAAATACCCGCCTTGGAACTAAATTATGTCTTGAAAAATCCATGACCGTTGCATTTACACTGTTTGTTGTATACCAATTATTTAGTGCATACTGTAATAGGTCCGACTCAGAAAAGAAAAACAGATATTTTGCCTTTGCAATGCTACTTTCCCTTATACTCCAAATATGTGTAATATATATTGGACCCCTTCAAAAAATATTCAAAACAGCATCCATTGGAATAATGGATTGGATTTTAATATTTGTTGTAGCAGCTACCATATTTGTAGCTGAGTTCATAATGAGAAAAACATTACTTAAAAAGAGTATTTAA
- the rpsJ gene encoding 30S ribosomal protein S10 — protein MSQARIKLTGTDPEKLAYVCDQIKKIAERTGVDLSGPIPLPTKKLVVPTRKSPDGEGKASWERWELRIHKRLVSIDADERAMRQVMKVNVPDNVSIEIELKS, from the coding sequence ATGAGTCAAGCTAGAATTAAACTTACTGGTACAGATCCAGAAAAACTTGCTTATGTTTGTGATCAAATTAAAAAAATCGCTGAAAGAACTGGTGTAGACCTTTCTGGTCCTATCCCACTTCCAACTAAAAAATTAGTAGTTCCTACTAGGAAATCTCCAGATGGTGAAGGAAAAGCATCTTGGGAAAGATGGGAACTCCGTATCCACAAACGTTTAGTCAGTATTGATGCTGACGAAAGGGCTATGAGACAAGTTATGAAGGTCAACGTACCTGATAATGTAAGTATTGAAATTGAGCTTAAAAGCTAA
- a CDS encoding elongation factor EF-2, translating to MSRRSKMIEKIKDLMYKPDQIRNIGIVAHIDHGKTTLSDNLLAGAGMISEDLAGDQRFLDFDEQEQARGITIDAANVSMVHEFKGQEYLINLIDTPGHVDFGGDVTRAMRAVDGSVVVVCAVEGVMPQTETVLRQSLKEHVKPVLFINKVDRLINELKLTPEELQNRFVKIIAEVNKLIKNMAPEDKVDEWKADVANGSVAFGSAYHNWAINVPMMQKTGITFKDIIDYCNEDKQKELAKKVPISEVLLSMVVEHLPSPKESQEYRVPHIWDGDLESPEGKGMISCDPNGPLAVMVTNVSVDKHAGEIATGRVYGGTISKGTEVYLVGSHSKSRVQQVGVYFGPERVNTDDVPVGNIVYIAGARGAIAGETICSPDTHIVEFEGLDHISEPVVTVAVEAKNTKDLPKLIEVLRQVAKEDPTIKVEINEETGEHLVSGMGELHLEVISYRINEKGVEITTSEPIVVYRETVAGKAGPVEGKSPNKHNRFYLEVEPMEPELFAAYQAGDLKEGRVKGKEAANDFMEYGMEKEEARRVWDVYSKSMFINMTRGIQYLDEVKELLLEGFESAMDKGPIADEICMGLKFKLVDAKLHEDAVHRGPAQVLPAIRKAIYGSMMLAKPTLLEPMQKVFINVPQDYMGSCTREVQNRRGTIVDMQQHNDMVTIESKVPVAEMFGFAGDIRSAAEGRCLWSTENSGFERLPNELQRNIIKEIRQRKGLSEEPYGPDHYLE from the coding sequence TTGAGTAGACGTTCAAAAATGATTGAAAAAATTAAGGATTTGATGTATAAACCTGACCAAATTAGGAATATTGGTATTGTTGCACACATTGATCACGGTAAAACTACCTTATCTGATAACCTTTTAGCAGGTGCAGGTATGATTTCTGAAGATCTTGCAGGAGATCAAAGATTTTTAGATTTCGATGAACAAGAACAAGCTCGTGGTATTACTATTGATGCAGCAAACGTATCCATGGTTCATGAATTTAAAGGTCAAGAATACTTAATCAACTTAATTGATACACCTGGACACGTTGATTTCGGTGGAGACGTAACTCGTGCTATGAGGGCAGTAGACGGTTCTGTTGTAGTTGTTTGTGCTGTTGAAGGTGTAATGCCTCAAACTGAAACTGTACTTAGACAATCTTTAAAAGAACATGTTAAACCTGTTTTATTCATTAACAAAGTTGACAGATTAATCAACGAATTAAAATTAACTCCTGAGGAATTACAAAACAGATTTGTAAAAATCATTGCAGAAGTAAATAAGTTAATCAAGAACATGGCTCCTGAGGATAAAGTTGACGAATGGAAAGCAGATGTTGCAAATGGAAGTGTAGCATTTGGTTCAGCTTATCACAACTGGGCTATTAATGTTCCTATGATGCAAAAAACAGGAATTACCTTTAAAGATATCATTGATTACTGTAATGAAGATAAACAAAAAGAATTAGCTAAAAAAGTACCTATATCTGAAGTATTATTAAGTATGGTAGTAGAACACTTACCATCTCCAAAAGAATCCCAAGAATACAGGGTACCTCATATCTGGGATGGAGATCTTGAAAGTCCTGAAGGTAAAGGTATGATTTCATGTGATCCAAACGGACCACTTGCAGTAATGGTTACTAATGTATCTGTTGATAAACATGCAGGGGAAATTGCAACCGGAAGAGTATATGGTGGTACCATTTCAAAAGGTACTGAAGTATATTTAGTTGGTTCTCACAGTAAAAGTAGAGTTCAACAAGTAGGTGTTTACTTCGGACCAGAAAGAGTTAACACTGATGACGTTCCTGTAGGTAACATTGTATACATTGCTGGAGCTCGTGGAGCTATTGCAGGGGAAACTATTTGTTCACCTGATACTCATATTGTAGAATTTGAAGGATTAGACCATATTTCAGAACCAGTAGTTACTGTTGCAGTTGAGGCTAAAAACACTAAAGATTTACCAAAATTAATTGAGGTTTTAAGACAAGTAGCTAAAGAAGATCCTACTATTAAAGTTGAAATTAATGAAGAGACTGGTGAACACTTAGTATCCGGTATGGGAGAACTTCACTTAGAAGTTATTTCTTACAGAATCAATGAAAAAGGTGTAGAAATCACAACTTCCGAACCTATTGTTGTATACAGAGAAACCGTTGCAGGTAAAGCAGGACCTGTTGAAGGAAAATCTCCTAACAAACATAATAGATTCTATCTTGAAGTTGAACCTATGGAACCTGAATTATTTGCAGCTTACCAAGCTGGTGACCTTAAAGAAGGAAGAGTTAAAGGTAAAGAAGCAGCAAATGACTTTATGGAATATGGAATGGAAAAAGAAGAAGCTAGAAGAGTATGGGATGTATACAGTAAAAGTATGTTCATTAACATGACTCGTGGTATTCAATACTTAGATGAGGTTAAAGAATTATTACTTGAAGGTTTCGAATCAGCTATGGATAAAGGTCCTATTGCAGATGAAATCTGTATGGGATTAAAATTCAAATTAGTCGATGCAAAACTTCACGAAGATGCTGTTCACAGAGGACCAGCACAAGTATTACCCGCTATCAGAAAAGCTATCTATGGTTCTATGATGTTAGCTAAACCTACCTTACTTGAACCTATGCAAAAAGTATTCATTAATGTTCCACAAGACTACATGGGATCTTGTACTAGGGAAGTTCAAAACAGAAGAGGTACTATTGTAGATATGCAACAACATAACGATATGGTTACTATTGAATCTAAAGTACCTGTTGCTGAAATGTTTGGATTCGCTGGTGATATTCGTTCAGCTGCAGAAGGTAGATGTTTATGGTCTACTGAAAACTCTGGATTCGAAAGATTACCTAATGAATTACAAAGAAATATTATTAAAGAAATCAGACAAAGAAAAGGATTATCTGAAGAACCTTATGGTCCAGATCATTACTTAGAATAG
- the tuf gene encoding translation elongation factor EF-1 subunit alpha, producing MAKQKEHLNLAFIGHVDHGKSTLVGHLLLKAGAIAEQQLDDGENKFRFVMDKLGEERERGVTIDLAHQKFSTDKYDYTVVDCPGHRDFVKNMITGASQADAAVLVVAADDGVMPQTKEHIFLSKTLGINQLIIAINKMDVVDYSEDKYNEVKDAVSALIKSIGYKPSETPFIPISAFEGDNIKENSSNTPWYKGDALIPALDKLVVPPKPIDKPLRIPVQDVYSITGVGTVPVGRVETGIMKQGENVIFEPSGASGEVKSIEEHHENMPSAEPGDNIGFNVRGVGKNDIRRGDVAGHVDSAPTVAKTFDAQIVVLQHPGVITVGYTPVFHCHTAQIACTFMELSKKLNPATGQVDEENPDFLKTGNAAIVKVRPTKPMVIENAREIPQMGRFAIRDMGQTVAAGLCIGIEPAK from the coding sequence ATGGCAAAACAAAAAGAACATTTAAACTTAGCATTTATTGGACACGTTGATCATGGTAAATCCACTTTAGTTGGACATTTATTATTAAAAGCTGGAGCAATCGCTGAACAACAATTAGATGATGGAGAAAACAAATTTAGATTTGTTATGGATAAATTAGGTGAAGAAAGAGAAAGAGGAGTAACTATCGATTTAGCTCACCAAAAATTCTCCACCGATAAATATGATTATACTGTTGTAGACTGCCCAGGACACAGAGATTTCGTTAAAAACATGATCACTGGTGCTTCCCAAGCAGATGCAGCTGTACTTGTAGTAGCTGCTGATGATGGTGTAATGCCTCAAACCAAAGAACACATTTTCTTATCAAAAACTTTAGGTATTAACCAACTCATTATTGCTATTAACAAAATGGATGTTGTAGATTACTCAGAAGATAAATATAATGAAGTTAAAGATGCTGTTTCAGCTTTAATTAAATCTATCGGTTACAAACCTAGTGAAACTCCTTTCATCCCTATCTCTGCATTTGAAGGAGACAACATTAAAGAAAACAGTAGTAATACTCCATGGTACAAAGGAGACGCTTTAATCCCTGCATTAGACAAACTTGTTGTACCACCTAAACCAATTGACAAACCATTAAGAATTCCTGTTCAAGATGTATACTCAATTACTGGTGTAGGTACTGTACCTGTAGGTAGAGTAGAAACTGGTATTATGAAACAAGGTGAAAACGTTATCTTCGAACCTTCCGGAGCAAGTGGAGAAGTTAAATCTATCGAAGAACACCACGAAAACATGCCTTCAGCTGAACCTGGAGACAACATCGGTTTCAATGTAAGAGGTGTAGGTAAAAACGATATCAGAAGAGGAGACGTAGCTGGACATGTTGATTCCGCTCCTACCGTAGCAAAAACCTTTGATGCACAAATTGTTGTTTTACAACACCCTGGTGTAATCACCGTAGGATACACTCCTGTTTTCCACTGTCACACTGCACAAATTGCATGTACTTTCATGGAATTATCTAAAAAATTAAACCCTGCTACTGGTCAAGTTGATGAAGAAAACCCTGACTTCTTAAAAACCGGTAACGCAGCTATTGTAAAAGTTAGACCAACCAAACCTATGGTAATTGAAAACGCTAGAGAAATCCCTCAAATGGGTAGGTTCGCTATTCGTGATATGGGTCAAACTGTTGCTGCAGGTTTATGTATTGGTATTGAACCAGCTAAATAG